A genome region from Eremothecium cymbalariae DBVPG#7215 chromosome 4, complete sequence includes the following:
- a CDS encoding PP2C family serine/threonine-protein phosphatase (similar to Ashbya gossypii ACR239C), with protein sequence MGQILSNPVIDKEQNRGSDVLTAFGLCAMQGWRMSMEDAHIVDLDISGEGSEDHIAYYCVFDGHGGASVAQYCGENFSKILQKQLEGGGSVNFCKALIASFIATDEELLRDPVLANDHSGCTATTLLVSRKQNVLVCANSGDSRTVLSTNKWAKALSFDHKPTLRSEQSRIIAADGFVEMDRVNGNLALSRAIGDFEFKSNPNLAAHEQIVTCVPDVLEHSLDYSKDEFVILACDGIWDCLSSQECVDLIHYGIQHDMSLQDIASRVIDVCCSPTTEGTGIGCDNMSFIIVALLREGETEDEWLARMKAKKYEGLCSFEAQRRKVFSYHYDFVTEDDENLFDISTKRPEERSRGNGGLPSVHAAGSRGSDEADDEESAAANSGDGSRQHLYSLEELINAGGIQITQGGNNTSYIHGSALSEVLASLVGATGGIVSRPAQQHNEESEPEDGEHADKKLEEIQE encoded by the coding sequence ATGGGGCAGATTCTATCCAATCCGGTGATTGATAAGGAGCAGAACAGGGGAAGTGATGTTTTGACAGCGTTTGGTCTTTGTGCGATGCAGGGGTGGCGGATGTCTATGGAGGATGCGCATATAGTTGATTTGGATATTAGTGGGGAGGGGTCAGAGGACCATATTGCGTATTACTGTGTTTTTGATGGGCACGGTGGGGCTTCGGTGGCGCAGTACTGTGGGGAgaacttttccaaaatattgcaGAAGCAGCTTGAGGGGGGGGGTAGTGTTAATTTCTGCAAGGCGCTTATTGCGTCGTTTATTGCGACGGACGAGGAGTTGCTTAGGGATCCGGTGCTAGCTAACGATCATAGTGGGTGTACGGCTACTACTTTGTTGGTGTCTCGGAAGCAGAATGTGCTTGTGTGTGCTAATTCTGGGGATTCGCGGACTGTTCTTTCTACCAACAAGTGGGCGAAGGCGTTATCGTTTGATCATAAGCCGACCCTTCGGTCTGAGCAGTCGCGGATTATTGCTGCGGATGGGTTTGTGGAGATGGATCGTGTCAACGGGAACTTGGCGTTGTCCCGGGCGATAGGAGATTTTGAGTTCAAGTCGAATCCCAATCTTGCGGCGCACGAGCAGATTGTCACCTGTGTTCCTGATGTTTTGGAGCACAGTTTGGATTACTCCAAAGATGAGTTTGTTATCTTGGCATGCGACGGCATTTGGGACTGTCTATCAAGCCAAGAGTGCGTGGACCTTATTCATTACGGGATCCAGCACGACATGAGCTTACAGGATATCGCATCGCGTGTAATTGACGTATGTTGCTCCCCAACCACAGAGGGTACTGGGATTGGCTGTGACAATATGAGTTTCATTATTGTGGCGTTGTTAAGAGAGGGCGAAACAGAAGACGAGTGGCTTGCGCGTATGAAGGCTAAGAAATACGAAGGGTTGTGTTCCTTTGAAGCACAAAGGAGAAAGGTCTTCTCTTACCATTATGACTTTGTGACTGAAGATGACGAAAACTTGTTTGATATCTCTACAAAGAGACCCGAAGAGAGGTCCAGGGGCAACGGCGGGCTTCCATCCGTACACGCCGCTGGATCTCGAGGCAGCGACGAGGCAGACGACGAGGAAAGTGCTGCCGCCAACTCCGGTGATGGTAGTAGACAGCATTTATATTCTCTAGAGGAATTGATTAACGCTGGAGGTATTCAAATCACCCAAGGTGGCAACAACACTTCCTACATCCATGGATCTGCTTTATCTGAAGTATTAGCCTCTTTAGTGGGCGCCACAGGTGGAATAGTCTCTAGACCGGCTCAACAGCATAACGAGGAATCTGAACCAGAGGATGGCGAGCATGCCGATAAAAAGTTGGAGGAGATTCAGGAATGA